The Natrinema salifodinae genome includes a window with the following:
- a CDS encoding DolP-mannose mannosyltransferase encodes MPIRIPLRARSDWIVVLGPIVAVLFAAGLATYLVTEWPAIATDPAFFQHTGWYVLNGGVPYVDVWDVNPPVPFGISAVLAVLSGGDMLVLHGLGVTLTAVVAAASVLLVGQVAHLATGNDAAAVAAGLAMLVVPELFLLSPEGVRAQFYALFFGVLALALVLRDRPFLAGAAAALSAGSWQSGAAFALLVVGMAYQRTDRRGALAAIAGGSVVTGAVLVAFAAAGALVPMVVQTVLAPLLAGSSYTLAERVYSILLVFGYGSMLLPVAFYGWARAVAVVDRRELWWVPAGGLIFGFQVLFVDMDGSTDALLWLAFVALGVGVAAERVTARRSSVTDPGDDAAPTIRRQWAVVAVVGLLVLAGLGWHYGSPQPQERLRTMEEAAEPDGDPLPIRPGDADVPSMQTIYWERMEPETCHYRLSWNEMRWIAMTDGQLDAHDCDGWPSRTDRG; translated from the coding sequence ATGCCGATACGTATCCCCCTCCGCGCTCGCTCCGACTGGATCGTCGTTCTCGGTCCGATCGTCGCCGTTCTGTTCGCCGCCGGACTCGCGACGTATCTCGTAACCGAGTGGCCGGCGATCGCGACCGATCCGGCGTTCTTCCAGCACACCGGTTGGTACGTCCTCAACGGCGGCGTTCCATACGTCGACGTCTGGGACGTGAACCCGCCCGTCCCGTTCGGCATCTCGGCCGTGCTCGCCGTCCTTTCCGGCGGCGACATGCTCGTTTTGCACGGGCTCGGCGTGACGCTCACGGCGGTCGTCGCGGCCGCGAGCGTCCTGCTCGTCGGGCAGGTGGCTCACCTCGCGACCGGGAACGACGCGGCGGCGGTCGCCGCCGGCCTCGCGATGCTGGTCGTCCCGGAACTCTTCCTCCTCTCCCCGGAAGGGGTGCGGGCGCAGTTCTACGCGCTGTTTTTCGGCGTCCTCGCGCTCGCTCTGGTCCTCCGCGACCGTCCGTTCCTCGCGGGAGCCGCCGCGGCGCTGAGCGCCGGCTCGTGGCAGTCGGGGGCCGCGTTCGCACTGTTGGTCGTCGGGATGGCGTACCAGCGAACTGACCGGCGGGGCGCGCTCGCGGCGATCGCGGGCGGCAGCGTCGTGACCGGTGCCGTCCTCGTCGCGTTCGCGGCCGCGGGCGCGCTCGTTCCAATGGTCGTCCAGACCGTGCTCGCACCGCTGCTCGCCGGCTCGTCGTACACCCTGGCCGAACGCGTCTACTCGATCCTGCTGGTGTTCGGCTACGGGTCAATGCTCCTTCCGGTGGCGTTCTACGGCTGGGCGCGCGCCGTCGCCGTCGTCGACCGCCGAGAGCTGTGGTGGGTGCCCGCAGGCGGCCTGATATTCGGCTTTCAGGTGCTGTTCGTCGACATGGACGGCTCGACCGACGCGCTCCTGTGGCTCGCCTTCGTCGCGCTCGGCGTGGGCGTCGCCGCCGAACGCGTGACCGCGCGGCGATCGTCGGTGACGGACCCCGGGGACGACGCGGCCCCGACGATCCGCCGCCAGTGGGCCGTCGTGGCCGTCGTTGGACTGCTCGTCCTCGCGGGACTGGGCTGGCACTACGGCTCTCCGCAGCCCCAGGAGCGACTCCGGACGATGGAGGAAGCGGCCGAACCCGACGGGGACCCGCTTCCGATACGGCCAGGCGACGCGGACGTCCCGTCGATGCAGACCATCTACTGGGAACGGATGGAGCCCGAGACATGCCACTACCGGTTGAGTTGGAACGAGATGCGGTGGATCGCGATGACGGACGGGCAACTAGACGCGCATGATTGCGACGGGTGGCCGAGTCGCACCGATCGCGGCTGA
- a CDS encoding SLC13 family permease, producing the protein MVAERDRSGRSLSRLWRYLWVVNARTKAYLTLDAPAMIADMDDLTAEERRLARRVFSDGGRDAGERGAAGSGSETETGTGTETATDADPGGGAGGSRGDDGGSPFDVGGTYALRQKVGFVLGPVLFALIFLSPTPSGLSAAGKAVAAATAWVAIWWMSEAIPIPATSLLPIVLFPLTGALPAAETTPSYGHPLIFLFMGGFFLAMAMQRWGLHRRIALRTIKAVGTEPSRLILGFMLATAFLSMWVSNSATVMMMVPIALAVIYQTADLIDEAGLDVDTSEGNFSFGVALMLCIAYGASVGGVSTLIGTPPNVLFAGQASALFDQSVTFAQWMLYGVPISIVGLVAVYGYVTRLAVTPQFSELPAGADTIDRELERLGPMNTQEMMVGVVFVGMAAAWIGASLIEPLFGVTPPEDSDTIVAIGGALVLFTLPTETETGAHTFLLDWTNAVDIPWGVILLFGGGLAIADAFGETGLAAWIGEQLELLAGVPMVVILLAVVVMTIFLTEVTSNTATTAMLMPILAGVAVGIGVHPFGLMIAGATAASFAFMLPVATPPNAIVFGSGYISLPQMARIGSGLNVIGIVLITLVALGWLPIAWGIEIGTLPAEFAEAFQGS; encoded by the coding sequence ATGGTGGCCGAACGCGACCGATCCGGCCGTTCGCTATCGCGGCTGTGGCGGTACCTGTGGGTCGTCAATGCCCGGACGAAGGCGTACCTCACGCTCGACGCGCCGGCCATGATCGCGGACATGGACGACCTGACGGCCGAGGAACGACGGCTCGCGCGGCGCGTCTTTTCGGACGGCGGGCGCGACGCGGGCGAGCGCGGCGCCGCCGGGTCCGGTAGCGAGACCGAAACTGGGACCGGAACCGAGACTGCGACCGACGCTGATCCCGGCGGCGGCGCCGGCGGCAGTCGCGGCGACGACGGCGGCTCCCCGTTCGACGTCGGCGGCACATACGCCCTCCGACAGAAGGTCGGCTTCGTCCTCGGGCCGGTCCTGTTCGCGCTCATCTTCCTCTCGCCGACGCCGAGCGGGCTGTCGGCGGCGGGAAAGGCCGTCGCGGCCGCCACCGCCTGGGTCGCGATCTGGTGGATGTCCGAGGCGATCCCGATTCCGGCGACGTCGCTGTTGCCGATCGTCCTGTTCCCGCTGACGGGCGCGCTGCCCGCGGCGGAGACGACGCCGTCGTACGGGCATCCGCTGATCTTCCTGTTCATGGGCGGGTTCTTCCTCGCGATGGCGATGCAGCGGTGGGGGCTCCACCGGCGGATCGCGCTCCGGACGATCAAGGCCGTCGGCACCGAGCCCTCGCGGCTCATCCTCGGATTCATGCTCGCGACGGCGTTTCTCTCGATGTGGGTCTCCAACAGCGCGACCGTGATGATGATGGTCCCCATCGCGCTGGCGGTCATCTACCAGACCGCCGACCTGATCGACGAGGCCGGCCTCGACGTCGACACCAGCGAGGGGAACTTCTCCTTCGGCGTCGCGCTGATGCTGTGTATCGCCTACGGCGCCTCGGTCGGCGGCGTCTCGACGCTGATCGGCACCCCGCCGAACGTTCTCTTCGCGGGCCAGGCGTCGGCGCTGTTCGACCAGTCGGTGACGTTCGCCCAGTGGATGCTCTACGGCGTCCCCATCTCGATCGTCGGACTCGTGGCCGTCTACGGCTACGTCACCCGCCTCGCGGTGACGCCCCAGTTCAGCGAACTCCCCGCCGGGGCGGACACCATCGACCGCGAACTCGAGCGCCTCGGGCCGATGAACACGCAGGAGATGATGGTCGGCGTCGTCTTCGTCGGCATGGCCGCGGCCTGGATCGGCGCTAGCCTGATCGAGCCGCTGTTCGGTGTGACGCCGCCCGAGGACTCGGACACGATCGTCGCCATCGGCGGTGCCCTGGTTCTCTTTACGCTCCCGACGGAGACCGAAACGGGCGCGCACACCTTCCTGCTCGACTGGACCAACGCCGTGGACATCCCGTGGGGCGTCATCCTCCTGTTCGGCGGCGGCCTCGCGATCGCCGACGCCTTCGGCGAGACCGGCCTGGCGGCCTGGATCGGCGAGCAACTCGAGTTGCTCGCGGGGGTTCCGATGGTCGTCATCCTGCTGGCCGTGGTCGTGATGACGATCTTCCTGACCGAGGTCACCTCGAACACGGCGACGACGGCGATGCTGATGCCGATCTTAGCCGGCGTCGCGGTGGGGATCGGCGTCCACCCGTTCGGACTGATGATCGCAGGCGCGACGGCGGCGTCCTTCGCGTTCATGCTGCCGGTCGCGACGCCGCCGAACGCGATCGTCTTCGGCAGCGGCTACATCTCGCTCCCGCAGATGGCCCGCATCGGGAGCGGGCTCAACGTCATCGGGATCGTCCTGATCACGCTCGTCGCGCTCGGCTGGCTGCCGATCGCCTGGGGGATCGAGATCGGGACGCTGCCGGCCGAGTTCGCCGAGGCGTTCCAGGGGTCCTAA
- a CDS encoding tautomerase produces MPLLQFETTLSLSDAEKTAFAERVTDLYTDEMATTAGHVAVSIRERGQADLHLGRAVDGPVLFLDAEIRRGRSFDRKRAFALATMAYVGETFDVPDENMKVVFTEHPGESMMGVDRVGGEWSGDERD; encoded by the coding sequence ATGCCGCTACTGCAGTTCGAGACGACACTGTCACTTTCCGACGCCGAGAAGACGGCGTTCGCCGAACGGGTAACGGACCTGTACACCGACGAGATGGCGACGACCGCGGGCCACGTCGCGGTCTCGATTCGCGAGCGCGGCCAGGCGGACCTCCACCTCGGGCGCGCCGTCGACGGACCGGTGCTCTTCCTCGACGCCGAGATTCGTCGCGGCCGCTCGTTCGACCGCAAACGCGCGTTCGCGCTCGCGACCATGGCGTACGTCGGCGAGACCTTCGACGTCCCTGACGAGAACATGAAGGTCGTCTTCACCGAACACCCGGGCGAGTCGATGATGGGCGTCGACCGCGTGGGCGGCGAGTGGAGCGGCGACGAGCGGGACTAA
- a CDS encoding MFS transporter, with amino-acid sequence MDRSDRRLVSLVTLWQVAASVCYYTVFAATTFFRAEFGLSRFQVGFVVTALTIGYAIFLLPVGTLIDRVGEKRVLIVGLSGLSFGAAMVAGSPSVPLLFGSVFVLGSLYATAIPGTNKAIYDNVAPERQNVAIGIKQVGVTAGSGISALLVTGLAGVLFWQAGFLIAAGVGLAVAILFSLRYAGSADGGSTTDPDLRGLLDNGPYLLLVAAGFFLGAALFTTTGYTVLFVEEAVGASVAVGGVVLALVQLFGSAGRIVGGWLGDVLPGEPRVRIGAILIGQALAGAGLFVVAATASTPAEAALTFSALGFFVLGNTGVYYSCLATLVPADELGSATAGGQLSVVLGSVVVPPAFGYLADAVDYRAAWWLLAACSVAAAAVVALVVRREPPVDEPAAAESG; translated from the coding sequence ATGGACCGGTCGGATCGACGGCTCGTCTCGCTCGTCACGCTCTGGCAGGTGGCCGCGAGCGTCTGTTACTACACCGTCTTCGCGGCGACGACTTTCTTCCGCGCCGAATTCGGCCTCTCGCGGTTTCAGGTGGGGTTCGTCGTGACGGCGCTGACGATCGGTTACGCGATCTTCCTGCTCCCAGTCGGGACGTTGATCGACCGCGTCGGCGAGAAGCGAGTCCTGATCGTCGGCCTGAGCGGGCTCTCGTTCGGCGCGGCGATGGTCGCCGGCTCGCCGTCCGTCCCCCTCCTCTTCGGGTCGGTCTTCGTCCTCGGCTCCCTGTACGCAACCGCCATTCCGGGAACGAACAAGGCGATCTACGACAACGTCGCGCCGGAGCGCCAGAACGTCGCGATCGGCATCAAACAGGTCGGCGTCACCGCCGGCAGCGGTATCAGCGCGCTGCTCGTCACCGGTCTGGCCGGCGTCCTCTTCTGGCAGGCCGGGTTTCTGATCGCCGCCGGCGTCGGACTCGCGGTCGCGATCCTCTTCTCGCTGCGGTACGCCGGCTCGGCCGACGGCGGGTCGACGACGGATCCGGACCTCCGGGGGCTACTCGACAACGGGCCGTACCTGCTGCTCGTCGCGGCGGGCTTTTTCCTCGGCGCGGCGCTGTTCACCACGACCGGCTACACCGTGTTGTTCGTCGAGGAGGCGGTCGGCGCGTCCGTCGCCGTCGGCGGCGTCGTGCTCGCGCTCGTCCAACTGTTCGGCAGCGCCGGGCGGATCGTCGGGGGCTGGCTGGGAGACGTCCTTCCCGGCGAGCCCCGCGTCCGGATCGGCGCGATCCTGATCGGCCAGGCGCTGGCCGGCGCCGGGCTGTTCGTCGTCGCCGCCACCGCCTCGACGCCGGCGGAGGCGGCCCTCACCTTCTCCGCGCTGGGCTTTTTCGTCCTCGGGAACACCGGCGTCTACTACTCCTGTCTGGCGACGCTGGTCCCGGCCGACGAGCTGGGCAGCGCCACCGCCGGCGGCCAGCTCTCGGTCGTCCTCGGCTCGGTCGTCGTCCCGCCCGCCTTCGGCTACCTCGCGGACGCGGTCGACTACCGGGCCGCCTGGTGGCTGCTCGCGGCCTGTTCGGTCGCCGCCGCCGCGGTCGTCGCGCTCGTCGTCCGCCGCGAGCCGCCGGTCGACGAGCCGGCCGCGGCGGAGTCGGGGTGA
- a CDS encoding universal stress protein, translating into MYRVLLPVDENESRARSQATAVRTLPNAAADVSVDVLHVSEGGGGPDAEWAAGGFAEEYADEMERLHENDALPESVETAVDVLDAAEIEWTFHAATGDPPDVILASAAEYDSDQIILGVQHRSPVGKVLFGSVAQAVILGSDRPVTVVPAK; encoded by the coding sequence ATGTACCGCGTGCTGCTTCCGGTCGACGAGAACGAGTCCCGAGCGCGGAGCCAGGCGACCGCTGTCCGTACTCTTCCGAACGCCGCGGCGGACGTCTCGGTCGACGTGCTCCACGTCAGCGAGGGCGGCGGCGGGCCGGACGCCGAGTGGGCGGCGGGCGGGTTCGCCGAGGAATACGCCGACGAGATGGAGCGACTCCACGAGAACGACGCCCTGCCGGAGTCCGTCGAGACGGCGGTCGACGTCCTGGACGCTGCCGAGATAGAGTGGACGTTCCATGCGGCGACCGGCGACCCCCCGGACGTGATCCTCGCGTCGGCAGCCGAGTACGACAGCGACCAGATCATCCTGGGCGTCCAGCACCGCTCCCCGGTCGGCAAGGTGCTGTTCGGCAGCGTCGCTCAGGCCGTGATCCTCGGCAGCGACCGGCCGGTAACGGTCGTGCCCGCGAAGTGA
- a CDS encoding ArsA family ATPase translates to MSGIDVEPVDEDEREADGATDTDSDDGAHTIEVTPTDSVDDASDERETVDVEPSDEPIDGPDYVLYGGKGGVGKTTMAAATALDSARGATPTLIVSTDPAHSLSDTFETDIPAEPTRIREDIPLYAAEIDPDAAMEEGQAAFLGGDGAGTEGDEGGGGQAGFGPESGQGLFGGDAGAGAGAGGAGGPLGGLGEMLGEESPMDAVFGGAMPGSDEAAAMQLLLEYMDDERFERVVVDTAPTGHTLRLLQLPEVMDTMMGRLLQFRQRISGMLDGVKGMFGGGDSQEEADDLEDLQELRERIERLRATLRDPARTDFRIVMVPEEMSVVESKRLRQQLREFEIPVGTVVVNRVMEPLSNVTDDVEGEFLQPNLDDCEFCQRRWDVQQSALAEAQELFRGTDVRRVPLFADEVRGEGMLEVVAACLR, encoded by the coding sequence ATGAGCGGCATCGACGTCGAACCGGTCGACGAAGACGAACGCGAGGCGGACGGGGCGACGGACACCGACAGCGACGACGGCGCACACACCATCGAGGTGACGCCGACGGACTCGGTCGACGACGCGTCGGACGAGCGCGAGACCGTCGACGTCGAGCCATCCGACGAGCCCATCGACGGCCCCGACTACGTCCTCTACGGCGGGAAAGGCGGCGTCGGGAAGACGACGATGGCGGCCGCGACCGCGCTCGACAGCGCCCGCGGCGCCACGCCGACGCTGATCGTCTCGACCGACCCCGCCCACTCCCTCTCCGACACCTTCGAGACCGACATCCCCGCGGAACCGACCCGCATCCGCGAGGACATCCCCCTCTACGCGGCCGAGATCGACCCCGACGCCGCGATGGAAGAGGGCCAGGCGGCGTTTCTCGGCGGGGATGGCGCTGGTACCGAAGGCGACGAGGGCGGGGGCGGCCAGGCGGGCTTCGGTCCCGAATCCGGCCAGGGGCTGTTCGGCGGCGACGCCGGCGCTGGTGCCGGAGCCGGCGGCGCGGGCGGTCCCCTCGGCGGCCTCGGCGAGATGCTCGGCGAGGAGTCGCCGATGGACGCAGTCTTCGGCGGCGCGATGCCCGGCTCCGACGAGGCCGCCGCGATGCAGCTTCTGCTCGAGTACATGGACGACGAACGGTTCGAGCGCGTGGTCGTCGACACCGCGCCGACGGGCCACACCCTCCGGCTGCTCCAGCTGCCGGAGGTCATGGACACGATGATGGGGCGGCTGCTCCAGTTCCGCCAGCGCATTAGCGGCATGCTCGACGGCGTCAAGGGAATGTTCGGCGGCGGAGACTCGCAGGAAGAGGCGGACGATCTCGAGGACCTGCAGGAACTGCGCGAGCGCATCGAGCGCCTGCGGGCCACCCTCCGCGACCCTGCGCGGACCGACTTCCGGATCGTCATGGTCCCCGAGGAGATGAGCGTCGTCGAGTCAAAGCGCCTGCGCCAGCAGCTCCGGGAGTTCGAGATCCCGGTCGGCACCGTCGTCGTCAACCGGGTGATGGAGCCACTGTCGAACGTCACCGACGACGTCGAGGGCGAGTTCCTACAGCCGAATCTCGACGACTGCGAGTTCTGCCAGCGCCGGTGGGACGTCCAGCAGTCGGCCTTAGCCGAGGCCCAGGAACTGTTCCGGGGCACCGACGTCCGGCGAGTGCCGCTGTTCGCCGACGAGGTCCGCGGCGAGGGCATGCTCGAGGTCGTCGCCGCCTGTCTGCGATAG
- a CDS encoding pyridoxal phosphate-dependent aminotransferase, with protein sequence MEYETPLFFHVMQYANAADRDVIDMVSGNPDWEPPEALREGLREYADLDPDRFQYPPSEGLRELREEIAARRGVDADQVVVTNGAGEANYLAMARALERDRGSELLLTDPVYPYYPGKTTLLDGSQRFVATDEEGRLDPEAVRAAASAETAAIVVNTPNNPTGAVYPEETMRELVAVAEDHDAILVSDEVYDHYDLSGRFASALAVDSPNRIVTNAFSKSMAITGVRVGYAIFPPELVADAKRRHMLVNVATTRPGQYAVLNALRETGPDYYERNRERLRERVETFTDALDAAGAEYTTPRGSFYVMARFDGYPGTLENVERLIDEAGVAGMPGEAFGDSRSDWLRFALVTPRVEEAAERLATYFE encoded by the coding sequence ATGGAGTACGAGACGCCGCTGTTCTTCCACGTGATGCAGTACGCGAACGCGGCGGACCGGGACGTCATCGACATGGTCAGTGGCAATCCTGACTGGGAACCCCCCGAGGCGCTCCGGGAGGGACTGCGCGAGTACGCCGACCTCGACCCCGACCGGTTCCAGTACCCGCCCAGCGAGGGGTTGCGCGAACTCCGCGAGGAGATCGCCGCCCGGCGCGGCGTCGACGCCGACCAGGTCGTCGTCACCAACGGGGCCGGCGAGGCGAACTACCTGGCGATGGCGCGAGCGCTCGAACGCGACCGGGGGAGCGAACTCCTCCTGACGGATCCCGTCTACCCCTACTATCCGGGGAAGACGACGCTGCTCGACGGGAGCCAACGGTTCGTCGCGACGGACGAGGAAGGCCGGCTCGATCCCGAGGCCGTCCGCGCGGCCGCGAGCGCGGAGACTGCCGCGATCGTCGTGAACACGCCGAACAACCCGACGGGCGCGGTCTATCCCGAGGAGACGATGCGAGAACTCGTCGCCGTCGCCGAGGACCACGACGCGATCCTCGTCAGCGACGAGGTGTACGACCACTACGACCTGTCGGGGCGGTTCGCGAGCGCGCTCGCAGTCGACTCCCCCAACCGAATCGTCACCAACGCCTTCTCGAAGTCGATGGCGATCACCGGCGTCCGCGTCGGCTACGCGATTTTCCCGCCGGAACTCGTCGCGGACGCCAAGCGCCGCCACATGCTGGTCAACGTCGCCACGACCAGGCCCGGCCAGTACGCGGTGTTGAACGCGTTGCGCGAGACCGGCCCCGACTACTACGAGCGAAATCGCGAGCGGCTCCGCGAGCGCGTCGAAACGTTCACCGACGCGCTCGACGCGGCGGGCGCGGAGTACACTACGCCGCGGGGCTCGTTCTACGTCATGGCCCGCTTCGACGGCTATCCGGGCACCCTGGAGAACGTCGAACGCCTGATCGACGAGGCCGGCGTCGCGGGAATGCCCGGCGAAGCCTTCGGCGACTCCCGCAGCGACTGGCTGCGGTTCGCGCTCGTAACCCCGCGGGTCGAGGAAGCGGCCGAGCGCCTGGCGACGTACTTCGAGTAA
- a CDS encoding CinA family protein produces MLEHVDRERARRVGEALREADERLAVAESCTGGLIGAAITAVPGASDYFDSGLTTYAYDAKRRHLGVSREALDEHGAVSEPVAREMARGVRDVADVTWGISATGIAGPSGGTEENPVGTVYVGIAYAAPWGSEDSYSIVSRYVFDGDRDEIRAKTVDQALADLLSELDAELP; encoded by the coding sequence ATGCTCGAACACGTCGATCGGGAGCGAGCGCGGCGCGTCGGCGAGGCGCTGCGGGAGGCCGACGAGCGCCTGGCCGTCGCCGAGTCCTGTACCGGCGGGCTGATCGGGGCCGCGATCACCGCCGTCCCGGGCGCGAGCGACTACTTCGATTCGGGACTGACGACCTACGCCTACGACGCCAAGCGCCGCCACCTCGGCGTCAGTCGCGAGGCGCTCGACGAACACGGTGCTGTCTCCGAACCCGTCGCCCGCGAGATGGCGCGGGGCGTTCGAGACGTCGCGGACGTGACCTGGGGTATCTCGGCGACCGGCATCGCCGGTCCCTCCGGCGGCACCGAGGAGAACCCGGTCGGAACGGTCTACGTCGGCATCGCCTACGCGGCCCCGTGGGGCAGCGAAGACTCGTACTCGATCGTCTCGCGGTACGTCTTCGACGGCGACCGCGACGAAATTCGCGCGAAAACGGTCGACCAGGCGCTCGCCGATCTGCTGTCGGAACTCGACGCCGAACTGCCGTGA
- a CDS encoding metal-dependent hydrolase has product MNKKGHVLNAVLLSIGLGYLLEPSGGPETFRTIAMLGIPVTLGALFPDVDTAFGRHRKTLHNLPILIGFVAFPYVFDNLEYVWIGVLTHYVLDVAGSKRGIALFYPVWKKEFGLPVGVTVSSKRADLVTVVVTVGELLLAATFVFELPQWGFRMGRHVLGL; this is encoded by the coding sequence ATGAACAAGAAGGGGCACGTGCTGAACGCCGTCCTGTTGAGCATCGGGCTGGGGTATCTGCTCGAACCGTCGGGTGGCCCCGAGACGTTCAGGACGATTGCGATGCTCGGCATCCCCGTGACGCTCGGGGCGCTGTTCCCGGACGTCGACACCGCGTTCGGCCGCCATCGGAAGACGTTGCACAACCTGCCGATCCTAATCGGATTCGTCGCCTTTCCGTACGTTTTCGACAACCTCGAGTACGTCTGGATCGGCGTGCTGACCCACTACGTGCTCGACGTCGCGGGGAGCAAGCGCGGGATCGCGCTGTTCTATCCGGTCTGGAAGAAGGAGTTCGGCCTGCCGGTCGGCGTCACGGTCAGCAGCAAGCGCGCGGATCTGGTGACGGTGGTCGTCACCGTCGGCGAGTTGCTGCTCGCCGCCACGTTCGTGTTCGAACTCCCACAGTGGGGCTTCCGGATGGGACGACACGTTCTCGGCCTGTAA
- a CDS encoding DMT family transporter, with product MSWYLLLVAGLFEVAWAIGLEYSDGFSNPLPTLGTGIAMLVSLVLLAKAIEDLPVGTAYAVWTGIGAVGTASLGIVLFDEPISLSRLVFIGTIVVGIAGLHLSTGGH from the coding sequence ATGTCGTGGTACCTCTTGCTCGTCGCCGGTCTGTTCGAAGTCGCCTGGGCGATCGGTCTCGAATACTCGGACGGGTTCTCGAACCCCCTGCCCACGCTGGGCACCGGGATCGCCATGCTCGTCAGCCTGGTCCTGTTGGCGAAGGCGATCGAAGACCTCCCGGTGGGGACGGCCTACGCGGTCTGGACGGGGATCGGGGCCGTCGGGACGGCATCGCTCGGAATCGTCCTGTTCGACGAGCCCATCAGCCTCTCGCGGCTCGTCTTTATCGGCACGATCGTCGTCGGCATCGCGGGCCTTCACCTCTCGACTGGCGGTCACTGA
- a CDS encoding DUF7139 domain-containing protein gives MTSLTEVYDGTASGVTGRRLYAGTALVVFGAALAVVAVLVATTDLFGGFAADISGEMAARFATVRAAGILAGLSVPTILVGVFVVLPAGRRVQATAAISASLCLLGVALFWQAYPQRWRYGSDQLTLEVSVIYLLGLLTAIWCLFAAVATFKRRNDPGGMLQMNVTRHNKTVVNVDDEDAGSSGFGGIGFLGGTPDGDVDTQTNADDGAATANADRSRTDTTLSYDEGANGGRSSRTGRASGSGGGSSGTGSGSISGRPGVATSDGGSAAADITSPLDTAGDADVGDGRDAEIVESSTTPDTPSQPTDRYCGNCKHFEYVRSSEGMVPYCARHDRAMDDMDACQEWTPNNRR, from the coding sequence ATGACAAGCCTGACGGAGGTCTACGACGGGACCGCATCGGGGGTGACGGGCCGCCGGCTGTACGCGGGGACGGCGCTCGTAGTGTTCGGTGCGGCCCTGGCCGTCGTGGCCGTGCTCGTGGCGACGACCGACCTCTTCGGCGGGTTCGCGGCTGATATCTCGGGGGAGATGGCCGCCCGGTTCGCGACCGTCCGCGCCGCGGGGATCCTCGCGGGTCTCAGCGTCCCCACCATCCTCGTCGGCGTCTTCGTCGTCCTGCCGGCGGGCCGTCGCGTTCAGGCGACGGCCGCGATCAGCGCGAGCCTCTGCCTGCTCGGAGTCGCGCTCTTCTGGCAGGCCTACCCCCAGCGCTGGCGGTACGGAAGCGATCAGCTAACCCTCGAGGTCTCCGTGATCTACCTGCTCGGGCTCCTGACCGCGATCTGGTGTCTGTTCGCCGCCGTGGCGACGTTCAAGCGCCGCAACGATCCGGGCGGCATGCTCCAGATGAACGTCACCCGCCACAACAAGACCGTCGTCAACGTCGACGACGAGGACGCCGGCTCGAGCGGGTTCGGCGGCATCGGCTTCCTCGGCGGGACGCCCGACGGCGACGTGGACACCCAGACCAACGCGGACGACGGCGCCGCGACCGCCAACGCCGACCGATCCAGAACCGACACGACGCTCTCGTACGACGAGGGAGCGAACGGCGGCCGCTCGTCGCGGACCGGCCGCGCAAGCGGGTCCGGTGGAGGGAGCTCCGGTACCGGATCCGGGTCGATATCCGGCCGGCCAGGCGTCGCGACCAGCGACGGTGGCTCCGCGGCCGCGGACATCACCTCGCCGCTCGATACCGCCGGCGACGCGGACGTGGGCGACGGCCGCGACGCGGAGATCGTCGAGTCGTCGACGACGCCCGACACGCCCAGCCAGCCGACGGACCGCTACTGCGGGAACTGCAAGCACTTCGAGTACGTCCGCTCTTCGGAGGGGATGGTCCCGTACTGCGCCCGCCACGATCGGGCCATGGACGACATGGACGCCTGTCAGGAGTGGACACCGAACAATCGGCGATAG
- a CDS encoding DUF5789 family protein — protein MSDEDEDEPAVELGAHTPVEGAPLARVSSRLTWPKEKSEVDRLEGDTVIRTPEGPRELSSVLDEVDETYFQRHQEFEDHVRDVIGTGPIPTADE, from the coding sequence ATGAGCGACGAGGACGAAGACGAGCCAGCGGTCGAACTCGGAGCACACACCCCCGTCGAGGGCGCGCCCCTCGCCCGCGTGAGTTCGCGGCTGACCTGGCCGAAGGAGAAAAGCGAGGTCGACCGCCTCGAGGGCGACACCGTCATCCGAACGCCCGAGGGCCCGCGCGAACTCTCGAGCGTGCTCGACGAGGTCGACGAGACGTACTTCCAGCGCCACCAGGAGTTCGAGGACCACGTCCGCGACGTGATCGGGACCGGCCCGATCCCGACCGCCGACGAGTAA